In the Qipengyuania pelagi genome, one interval contains:
- the hisF gene encoding imidazole glycerol phosphate synthase subunit HisF — protein MTVRVRVIPCLDVANGRVVKGVNFVDLKDAGDPVEQAQAYDAAGADELCFLDISASHEGRGTLLDIVRRTAAVCFMPLTVGGGVRSAEDARALLLAGADKVAVNSAAVEKPELVAEIAERFGSQCVVASVDARATGDGWEIFTHGGRRATGIDAVEHAVRLAELGAGELLVTSMDGDGTKRGYDLELTRTIADAVRVPVIASGGVGTLDHLVAGVTEGHASAVLAASIFHFGQHSIAEAHDALRAAGLPVRV, from the coding sequence AATTTCGTCGATCTCAAGGATGCCGGCGATCCGGTCGAGCAGGCGCAGGCCTATGATGCGGCGGGCGCCGACGAATTGTGCTTCCTCGACATCTCCGCCAGCCATGAGGGGCGGGGGACCTTGCTCGACATCGTCCGGCGCACGGCGGCGGTCTGCTTCATGCCGCTGACCGTGGGGGGCGGAGTGCGCAGCGCCGAGGATGCGCGCGCGCTGCTGCTGGCAGGCGCTGACAAGGTCGCCGTCAACAGCGCGGCGGTCGAAAAGCCCGAACTGGTCGCGGAGATCGCCGAGCGCTTCGGAAGCCAGTGCGTGGTCGCCAGCGTGGATGCGCGGGCTACCGGAGATGGCTGGGAAATCTTTACCCATGGCGGGCGCCGCGCGACCGGGATCGACGCGGTCGAACACGCCGTGCGCCTGGCCGAACTAGGCGCGGGCGAATTGCTCGTCACCTCGATGGATGGGGATGGGACGAAGCGGGGCTACGACCTTGAACTCACCCGCACGATCGCCGATGCGGTGCGTGTGCCCGTGATCGCCAGCGGCGGCGTCGGGACGCTGGACCACCTCGTCGCAGGCGTGACCGAGGGCCATGCGAGTGCGGTTCTCGCCGCATCGATCTTTCATTTCGGCCAGCACTCGATTGCCGAGGCGCATGACGCCCTGCGCGCCGCGGGCCTGCCGGTGCGCGTCTAG
- a CDS encoding phosphoribosyl-ATP diphosphatase — MDTLTRLEDTIAQRRRAAPETSYVASLSARGLPVIARKFGEEAVEAVVAALAEDREELIGEAADVLFHLLVMLAEKDVSLADVMAELDRREGVSGLEEKANRTS, encoded by the coding sequence ATGGACACGCTCACTCGCCTGGAAGACACGATCGCCCAACGCCGCCGGGCGGCCCCCGAAACCAGTTATGTCGCCAGCCTCTCGGCGCGCGGCCTGCCGGTGATCGCGCGCAAATTCGGCGAGGAAGCGGTCGAGGCGGTGGTCGCCGCGCTGGCGGAAGACCGCGAGGAACTGATAGGGGAAGCGGCGGACGTACTGTTCCACCTGCTGGTTATGCTGGCGGAAAAGGATGTAAGCCTTGCCGACGTGATGGCCGAACTCGATCGCCGCGAGGGTGTCTCGGGTCTCGAGGAAAAAGCGAACAGGACCAGCTGA
- a CDS encoding histidine triad nucleotide-binding protein: MPIDATKPYDDDNIFAKILRGEIPSTKVYEDQWAYAFEDINAQAEIHTLVVPKGRYVSWDDFSQHASDEEIGGFVRAVGTVARQKGLVEPGYRLLANVGPHGGQEVPHLHVHLFGGEPLGPMIARR, translated from the coding sequence ATGCCCATCGACGCGACAAAGCCCTATGATGACGACAACATCTTCGCCAAAATCCTGCGCGGCGAAATACCTTCGACCAAGGTCTATGAAGACCAATGGGCCTACGCCTTCGAGGATATCAACGCGCAGGCCGAAATCCACACGCTGGTCGTCCCCAAGGGCCGCTATGTGAGTTGGGACGATTTCTCGCAGCACGCGTCGGACGAGGAAATCGGCGGTTTCGTCCGGGCGGTCGGGACAGTGGCGCGACAGAAGGGGCTGGTCGAACCCGGCTATCGCCTGCTCGCAAATGTCGGGCCGCATGGGGGGCAGGAGGTTCCGCATCTCCATGTCCACCTCTTCGGCGGCGAACCGCTCGGACCAATGATTGCGCGGCGATAA
- a CDS encoding YbgC/FadM family acyl-CoA thioesterase: MARPSFPDGTIDGAAHFYAVRVYYEDTDLSGITYHANYLRWFERARSDLLRRLDIDQRAAIEAGEGAYAVADVRLKYLRPAKLDDDVMIETRCTEMRAASCRMHQTARRGDEVLAEAELRVGFVAPDGRPRRQPEEWRAAFARFMENPGL; this comes from the coding sequence ATGGCTCGACCCTCCTTCCCCGATGGCACGATAGACGGCGCTGCGCATTTCTATGCCGTGCGCGTCTATTACGAGGATACCGACCTGTCGGGCATTACCTATCACGCGAACTACCTGCGCTGGTTCGAACGGGCCCGGTCCGATCTCTTGCGCCGCCTCGATATCGACCAGCGCGCGGCGATCGAAGCGGGCGAGGGGGCCTATGCCGTTGCCGACGTGCGCCTGAAATATCTGCGCCCCGCCAAGCTCGACGATGACGTCATGATCGAGACGCGCTGCACCGAAATGCGCGCCGCGAGCTGTCGGATGCACCAGACCGCGCGCCGCGGCGACGAGGTGCTGGCCGAGGCCGAATTGCGCGTCGGCTTCGTCGCGCCCGATGGCCGCCCGCGTCGCCAGCCCGAAGAATGGCGTGCCGCCTTTGCCCGCTTTATGGAAAACCCAGGACTCTAG
- the tolQ gene encoding protein TolQ has protein sequence MTTISLLAVAAPTRLDPVELFLDADIVVQLVMAGLLLASIWVWMIIVGFGLRMGRLNGKTKSYEEDFWQAENFDRFMSERGRKDLPPARVANAGVAEWRRSTRDGVKDRDGVRQRLASAMESQVANEADILADRLNFLATVGSVAPFVGLFGTVWGIMNSFFQIGAQENSSLAVVAPGISEALFATAIGLFAAIPAVIAYNRFSHSVNRYEARLTRFSDRLHSSFSRQLELK, from the coding sequence ATGACCACTATTTCCCTGCTTGCCGTCGCGGCGCCGACCCGGCTCGATCCGGTTGAGCTGTTTCTCGATGCCGACATCGTCGTCCAGCTCGTGATGGCGGGGCTCCTGCTCGCCAGCATCTGGGTCTGGATGATCATTGTCGGCTTCGGCCTCAGGATGGGCCGCCTGAACGGCAAGACCAAATCCTACGAAGAGGATTTCTGGCAGGCGGAGAATTTCGACCGCTTCATGTCCGAACGCGGGCGCAAGGATCTGCCGCCCGCGCGCGTCGCCAATGCGGGCGTGGCCGAATGGCGCCGTTCGACGCGCGACGGGGTGAAGGATCGCGACGGTGTCCGGCAGCGGCTCGCCTCCGCGATGGAAAGCCAGGTCGCCAACGAGGCGGACATTCTTGCGGATCGGCTGAACTTCCTCGCCACGGTCGGATCGGTCGCGCCTTTCGTCGGCCTGTTCGGGACGGTCTGGGGGATCATGAACAGCTTCTTCCAGATCGGCGCGCAGGAAAATTCCTCGCTGGCCGTGGTCGCGCCGGGTATTTCGGAAGCGCTGTTCGCCACCGCGATCGGGCTCTTCGCGGCCATCCCGGCGGTGATCGCCTATAACCGCTTCAGCCATTCGGTGAACCGCTACGAAGCGCGGCTGACGCGCTTTTCCGATCGGCTGCATTCCAGCTTCAGCCGCCAGCTGGAGCTTAAATAA
- a CDS encoding ExbD/TolR family protein, translated as MAMSLGSSSSRRRRGGSRRAPMAEINVTPFVDVMLVLLIIFMVTAPLLNSGVPLDLPDSRANAMDNEAQSITISLDAQGNAFIDDTPVPAGGFAAALAGIEQMGDGPDVVLRADRALDYGRVMAIMGELNRAGLNRISLVTGRSSDAP; from the coding sequence ATGGCGATGTCGCTCGGCTCGTCCTCCAGCCGGAGGCGGCGCGGCGGATCGCGGCGGGCGCCGATGGCGGAGATCAACGTCACGCCCTTCGTCGACGTCATGCTGGTGCTGCTCATCATCTTCATGGTGACCGCGCCGCTCTTGAATTCGGGCGTCCCCCTGGACCTTCCCGACAGCCGCGCCAATGCGATGGATAACGAGGCGCAGTCGATCACGATCAGCCTCGATGCGCAGGGCAATGCCTTTATCGACGACACGCCGGTGCCCGCCGGCGGCTTTGCGGCGGCGCTCGCAGGAATCGAGCAGATGGGAGACGGCCCCGATGTCGTGCTTCGCGCCGATCGCGCGCTCGATTACGGCCGCGTGATGGCGATCATGGGCGAATTGAACCGCGCCGGACTGAACCGCATCTCGCTGGTCACCGGTCGTTCATCGGATGCGCCATAG
- a CDS encoding energy transducer TonB, translating into MRHSRVMMERTGLVGEERIGLFVAIALHILLLIVLLLQPTKREAVQPIERMTVNLTDEVGLTSTAPDPVSESAASMAPVLSDTPAPLSEILPAPVERPVERPVERPVERPVARPVERPAPRPVERPAPRQTERARTPAPAPSRRAETPRRTEAPARAAERPAQPAARSGGASRIGDNFLAGAGDSATSTETRTPASQIGASAKASIASAVARQIKPHWQPPNGPEVEKIVTYVRFQLSPDGKLQGRPTVARQTGVNDTNRAQADRHAEQAIRAVQLAAPFDLPEEYYEAWKTITANLDWRLAQ; encoded by the coding sequence ATGCGCCATAGCCGCGTGATGATGGAGAGAACGGGTCTTGTAGGGGAAGAGCGCATCGGCCTGTTCGTGGCCATCGCGCTGCATATCCTGCTGCTGATCGTGCTCCTCCTCCAGCCGACCAAGCGCGAGGCGGTCCAGCCGATCGAGCGCATGACCGTCAATCTGACCGACGAGGTGGGCCTGACGTCGACCGCGCCCGATCCGGTCAGCGAGAGTGCCGCCTCGATGGCGCCCGTCCTGAGCGACACGCCCGCGCCGCTGTCCGAAATCCTGCCCGCGCCAGTCGAGCGACCGGTGGAACGGCCCGTCGAAAGACCGGTCGAGCGGCCCGTAGCCCGCCCGGTCGAACGCCCGGCACCGCGTCCGGTAGAGCGACCGGCGCCGCGCCAGACCGAGCGCGCGCGCACGCCTGCGCCAGCCCCTTCGCGCCGCGCGGAAACGCCCCGGCGCACGGAAGCGCCCGCCAGAGCTGCCGAGCGCCCGGCGCAGCCCGCCGCGCGGAGTGGCGGCGCATCGCGCATTGGCGACAATTTCCTCGCCGGAGCGGGCGACAGCGCGACCAGCACCGAAACCCGCACCCCCGCCTCGCAGATCGGGGCGAGCGCCAAGGCCTCGATCGCATCCGCCGTCGCGCGCCAGATCAAGCCGCACTGGCAGCCGCCCAACGGGCCGGAGGTCGAAAAGATCGTTACCTATGTGCGCTTCCAGCTGAGCCCGGATGGGAAATTGCAGGGCCGCCCCACCGTGGCGCGCCAGACCGGCGTCAACGACACCAATCGCGCCCAGGCCGACCGCCATGCCGAACAGGCGATCCGCGCCGTGCAACTGGCCGCGCCGTTCGACCTGCCGGAAGAATATTACGAGGCCTGGAAGACCATCACCGCCAACCTCGACTGGAGGCTCGCCCAATGA
- the tolB gene encoding Tol-Pal system beta propeller repeat protein TolB, translating to MISRILAPLLAPLLTGAALIAIPLSAQNQDLGEAPPEGGVIETVDEGEGLNVSVSYEGRLDDLGIAIPAFATDRNVPTPANQSGTSALGLELARVITSDLRNNGLFKPTGPDSLPTPSYSEITAPAWGTWSSRNAEMLVHGYVRGRSDGKLTIGCYLYDMALRDELVREGWVVPPSDWRRAAHKCADLVYSRLTGESPFFDSRIAYIAETGPKDNRTKRLAIMDSDGANHRFITTGRSTALTPRYSPDYRQLVYLSYVDGNPRIYVYDVGTGSQTLVTESANPTFAPRWSPDGRYILYSMAVGGNTDIYRVPATGGQSVRLTDAPGIDIGGSFSPDGRQIVFESDRSGNQQCYVMNADGTNQRRISFGSSRCATPEWSPRGDQIAFTNASNFNIYVMTPSGGNARRLTSGWQDEAPTWSPNGRIVQFFRTERNSGNTGLWQVDLTGENERQLPTPVDGSDPAWGPILP from the coding sequence ATGATTTCGCGTATTCTCGCCCCGCTGCTGGCCCCACTGCTCACTGGCGCAGCGCTCATCGCCATCCCGCTCAGCGCCCAGAATCAGGACTTGGGCGAGGCGCCCCCTGAAGGCGGTGTGATCGAGACCGTGGACGAGGGCGAAGGCCTGAATGTCTCGGTCAGCTATGAAGGTCGGCTCGATGATCTCGGCATCGCCATCCCCGCCTTCGCGACCGACCGCAACGTGCCGACGCCCGCCAACCAGTCGGGCACGTCCGCGCTCGGGCTCGAGCTGGCGCGCGTCATCACTTCGGATTTGCGCAATAACGGGTTGTTTAAGCCGACCGGCCCGGATTCGTTGCCGACCCCCAGCTATTCCGAGATCACCGCGCCCGCCTGGGGCACCTGGTCGAGCCGGAATGCCGAAATGCTGGTGCATGGCTATGTCCGCGGGCGCAGCGACGGGAAGCTGACGATCGGCTGCTATCTCTACGACATGGCCCTGCGCGACGAGCTGGTGCGCGAAGGGTGGGTGGTGCCCCCGTCCGACTGGCGCCGCGCCGCGCATAAATGCGCCGATCTCGTCTATTCGCGCCTGACCGGGGAAAGCCCGTTCTTCGACAGCCGCATCGCCTATATTGCGGAGACGGGTCCGAAGGATAACCGGACCAAGCGCCTCGCCATCATGGACAGCGACGGGGCGAACCACCGCTTCATCACCACCGGCCGTTCGACCGCGCTGACACCGCGCTATTCCCCCGATTATCGCCAGCTCGTCTATCTGAGCTATGTCGACGGGAACCCGCGCATCTATGTCTACGATGTGGGGACGGGGTCGCAGACGCTGGTGACCGAAAGCGCCAATCCCACCTTCGCCCCGCGCTGGAGCCCGGACGGGCGCTATATCCTCTATTCGATGGCGGTCGGCGGCAATACCGATATCTACCGCGTCCCCGCGACCGGCGGGCAGAGCGTCCGGCTGACCGATGCGCCGGGGATCGATATCGGCGGATCCTTCTCGCCCGACGGGCGCCAGATCGTGTTCGAGAGCGATCGCTCGGGCAATCAGCAATGCTATGTCATGAACGCCGACGGCACGAACCAGCGCCGCATCAGCTTCGGCAGCTCGCGCTGCGCGACGCCCGAATGGAGCCCGCGCGGCGACCAGATCGCGTTCACCAATGCGAGCAATTTCAACATCTACGTCATGACGCCGAGCGGCGGGAACGCCCGCCGCCTGACCAGCGGATGGCAGGACGAGGCGCCCACCTGGTCGCCCAATGGCCGCATCGTCCAGTTTTTCCGCACCGAGCGCAATTCGGGCAATACCGGGCTGTGGCAGGTCGATCTGACGGGCGAGAACGAGCGCCAGCTGCCGACCCCGGTTGACGGTTCGGACCCGGCCTGGGGACCGATCCTGCCGTAG
- the pal gene encoding peptidoglycan-associated lipoprotein Pal, protein MNTRLTATVCLASALALAACKKQPPEELPPPPQQTTPTTTPTPTGPGVAAPGTQRHFTETVGAQNTVVYFDTDRYNIDAEDTRRLQVQAQYFSQYPQITFTVEGHADERGTREYNLALGERRANAAKNYLVSLGIPATRIRTVSYGKERPVALGSNESAWAQNRRAASVVIN, encoded by the coding sequence ATGAACACCCGCCTGACCGCCACCGTCTGCCTTGCCAGCGCGCTCGCGCTCGCAGCCTGTAAGAAGCAGCCGCCCGAGGAATTGCCGCCGCCCCCGCAGCAGACCACGCCGACGACCACTCCGACGCCGACGGGGCCGGGCGTGGCCGCTCCCGGCACGCAGCGTCACTTCACCGAAACTGTCGGCGCGCAGAACACGGTCGTCTATTTCGATACCGATCGTTACAATATCGATGCCGAGGACACGCGCCGCCTTCAGGTGCAGGCGCAGTATTTCAGCCAGTATCCGCAGATCACCTTCACCGTCGAAGGCCATGCGGACGAGCGCGGCACGCGCGAATACAACCTCGCGCTGGGCGAACGGCGCGCCAATGCGGCGAAGAACTACCTCGTCAGCCTGGGCATCCCGGCGACGCGCATCCGCACCGTCAGCTACGGCAAGGAACGTCCGGTGGCTCTCGGCAGCAATGAAAGCGCCTGGGCGCAGAACCGCCGCGCCGCGAGTGTGGTGATCAACTGA
- a CDS encoding J domain-containing protein, with product MPKPRRSNDWGFPRWRGYESERAAANVKLCDRHGCEEVGDCPAPKAPNSRDRWYFCQRHAAEYNQKWDYFEGLDKAEKEARAKAERSENAGYAEAQHYGWGGSGDGSRTQDEMRALDALGLESDADFPAIKKAWREKAKTVHPDVKPNDAEAAQEFQKLQVAYEVLKAAEERREWKG from the coding sequence ATGCCTAAGCCCCGTCGTTCCAACGATTGGGGCTTTCCCCGCTGGCGCGGCTATGAAAGCGAGCGCGCGGCGGCGAACGTCAAGCTGTGCGACCGCCATGGCTGTGAGGAGGTGGGCGATTGCCCCGCGCCCAAGGCGCCCAACAGCCGCGATCGCTGGTATTTCTGCCAGCGCCACGCCGCCGAATACAATCAGAAATGGGACTATTTCGAAGGCCTCGACAAAGCCGAGAAGGAAGCGCGCGCGAAGGCCGAACGCAGCGAGAATGCAGGCTATGCCGAAGCGCAGCATTACGGCTGGGGCGGCAGCGGCGATGGGTCGCGCACCCAGGACGAGATGCGCGCGTTGGACGCGCTCGGCCTCGAAAGCGATGCCGATTTCCCCGCGATCAAGAAAGCCTGGCGCGAAAAGGCGAAGACGGTCCACCCGGACGTGAAGCCGAACGACGCCGAAGCCGCGCAGGAATTCCAGAAATTGCAGGTCGCCTACGAAGTCCTGAAAGCCGCCGAAGAACGGCGCGAATGGAAGGGCTAG
- a CDS encoding energy transducer TonB: MIGLLSLLAGATGLVPPPPPILISPPDPSQSTDTPAPQLVSWIPGPVRCETGAEAPVVEGRRPYNTLWNGRGSPPSAMAFEFAIDPTGRPLSIVRTSPPAYAQGTAGPALASSRYEVGAAREGCSITYQPVMRPADKAEPVELASYVMTNQTPRLPKEAYDRLHAGDECRPGTQPLMRAFPNFDDIPATPGVRDWAMIGFDVAASGETVNVRHLYGTGNDALAKASEEAVENSRFTEGPLRRNCSYPYWRNAAVLPAPPAPPRAPGWTDLCEALEWNREPQRIFPEAYLARSIEGWADIAYDVATWGEVGNVRVLRAEPTDDFGEAAKRMIERSSAQKNTGFTNCETRVFYRMQGSGAPEPASVNS; encoded by the coding sequence ATGATCGGGCTCTTATCGCTTCTGGCGGGCGCAACCGGGCTGGTTCCGCCACCTCCGCCGATCCTGATCAGTCCTCCCGATCCTTCTCAATCGACCGATACGCCCGCGCCGCAATTGGTCAGCTGGATTCCGGGCCCGGTCCGCTGCGAAACTGGTGCCGAAGCCCCCGTCGTCGAAGGTCGCCGACCCTATAACACGCTGTGGAACGGCCGGGGCTCTCCGCCCTCCGCGATGGCGTTCGAGTTCGCGATCGATCCGACAGGACGGCCGCTCTCGATCGTACGCACCTCGCCTCCCGCTTACGCGCAAGGGACTGCCGGACCCGCTCTGGCATCGAGCCGCTACGAAGTGGGTGCTGCGCGTGAGGGTTGCTCGATAACCTATCAGCCGGTGATGCGTCCGGCGGACAAGGCCGAGCCGGTCGAACTGGCATCCTATGTCATGACCAACCAGACACCGCGCCTGCCGAAAGAGGCGTATGATCGGCTCCATGCGGGCGACGAGTGCCGTCCGGGGACGCAGCCGCTGATGCGGGCCTTTCCGAACTTCGATGACATTCCCGCAACGCCCGGCGTGCGCGACTGGGCGATGATCGGGTTCGATGTCGCGGCTTCGGGCGAGACGGTGAATGTCCGCCACCTTTACGGGACCGGCAATGATGCACTCGCCAAGGCGTCGGAAGAGGCGGTGGAGAACAGCCGTTTCACGGAAGGGCCGCTCAGGCGCAATTGCAGCTATCCCTATTGGCGCAATGCGGCGGTCCTGCCGGCGCCGCCTGCGCCGCCGCGCGCACCCGGCTGGACCGATCTCTGCGAGGCCTTGGAATGGAATCGCGAACCGCAGCGGATTTTCCCTGAGGCCTATCTGGCGCGTTCGATCGAGGGGTGGGCGGACATCGCCTATGATGTCGCGACGTGGGGAGAGGTCGGGAATGTCCGCGTTCTGCGCGCCGAGCCGACCGATGATTTCGGCGAGGCCGCAAAGAGGATGATCGAGCGATCGAGCGCGCAGAAGAATACGGGCTTCACTAACTGCGAGACGCGGGTCTTCTATCGGATGCAGGGAAGCGGCGCGCCCGAACCGGCGAGCGTGAACAGCTAA
- a CDS encoding ATP-grasp domain-containing protein: MTRIAFLACAETLPPTGPNPGPRRGDAFEHDLEIAALRPAFEAAGMDLVELDWRAPIEDFTGIDLALLGTAWDYQDHPEAFLTRLDELAGSGIAVCNPPDIVRWNADKGYLRELAQRGVPTIPTRWHDDAGRDQIAAAMDDFATDRVVVKRCVGAGALGQHSFSRDSLPDSEWHMGHACLIQPFLASVVEEGEYTFVFIDGQFSHGVLKRAAAGDYRIQSLYGGVESVYTPSEADLANAEAVMAALPFADPLYARIDMARLPSGDLAVMEAELIEPYLYPQQGPDLGERMAEVVRARLARRI, encoded by the coding sequence TTGACCCGCATCGCCTTCCTCGCCTGCGCCGAAACGCTGCCCCCGACCGGGCCGAACCCCGGCCCGCGGCGCGGCGATGCGTTCGAGCACGATCTCGAAATCGCGGCTCTGCGCCCTGCTTTCGAAGCCGCCGGAATGGATCTGGTCGAACTGGACTGGCGCGCCCCGATCGAGGATTTCACCGGTATCGATCTCGCTCTGCTCGGCACGGCGTGGGATTATCAGGACCATCCCGAGGCGTTTCTGACCCGGCTCGACGAGCTTGCCGGAAGCGGCATCGCGGTCTGCAATCCCCCCGACATCGTGCGCTGGAACGCGGACAAGGGCTATCTGCGCGAACTGGCGCAACGCGGCGTCCCCACCATTCCGACCCGCTGGCACGATGATGCGGGGCGTGACCAGATCGCCGCCGCGATGGACGATTTCGCGACCGACCGGGTGGTGGTGAAACGCTGCGTGGGTGCGGGCGCGCTGGGCCAGCACAGCTTTTCGCGCGACAGCCTGCCCGATTCCGAATGGCACATGGGTCATGCCTGCCTGATCCAGCCCTTCCTTGCGAGCGTGGTCGAGGAGGGCGAATACACGTTCGTCTTTATTGACGGACAGTTCAGCCATGGAGTCCTGAAACGCGCGGCTGCGGGCGATTACCGGATCCAGTCGCTCTATGGCGGGGTCGAGAGCGTCTACACGCCGAGCGAGGCCGATCTGGCGAACGCCGAGGCCGTGATGGCCGCCCTGCCCTTCGCGGATCCGCTCTACGCCCGCATAGACATGGCGCGGCTTCCGTCAGGCGACTTGGCGGTGATGGAAGCGGAGCTGATCGAACCCTATCTCTACCCCCAACAGGGGCCGGATCTGGGCGAGCGAATGGCCGAAGTGGTACGCGCCCGCCTCGCCCGACGGATTTAG
- a CDS encoding cystathionine gamma-synthase family protein, producing MSETDIIDPTTPRKNPKPEVTKIDGRALKPATLMMGHGYDPTLSEGSLKPPIFLTSTFAFPSAADGKRHFEGITGKRPGGADGLVYSRFNAPNQEILEDRLSIWDGAEDALSFSSGMTAICVLMLAYASQGDVIVHSGPLYAASEGFVAKVLAKFGVTYVDFPAGATREEIDAVLEKAKQQASDQGGKVCMIYLESPGNPTNALVDIEAVRDARDAAGLGDAQAAEGGSIGQGCPIAIDNTFLGPLWQRPLDHGADIVVYSLTKYVGGHSDLVAGSIAGAKKWMDPVRALRNTMGGICDPNTAWMLLRSLETVELRMQRAGENAAKVCDYLSKHEKVEGLGYLGMIEGARQKDIYDRHCLGAGSTFSLLLKGGEAECFRFLDALKIAKLAVSLGGTETLASHPASMTHLSVAEGRRAELGISDNLVRISIGIEDADDLIADFEQALEQV from the coding sequence ATGAGCGAAACCGACATCATCGACCCCACCACCCCGCGCAAGAATCCCAAACCGGAAGTCACCAAGATCGACGGACGCGCACTGAAGCCCGCCACGCTGATGATGGGCCATGGCTATGATCCGACCTTGTCGGAAGGGAGCCTGAAGCCGCCGATATTCCTCACCAGCACCTTCGCCTTCCCCAGCGCGGCAGACGGCAAGCGCCATTTCGAAGGCATCACCGGCAAGCGCCCCGGCGGCGCGGACGGCCTCGTCTATTCGCGCTTCAACGCGCCGAACCAGGAAATCCTCGAAGATCGCCTGTCGATCTGGGACGGGGCCGAAGACGCGCTGAGCTTTTCGAGCGGCATGACCGCGATCTGCGTGCTGATGCTGGCCTACGCTTCGCAGGGCGACGTGATCGTCCATTCTGGCCCGCTCTATGCCGCATCCGAAGGCTTCGTCGCCAAGGTGTTGGCGAAATTCGGCGTCACTTATGTCGATTTCCCCGCTGGCGCCACGCGCGAAGAGATCGACGCGGTGCTCGAAAAGGCCAAGCAACAGGCTTCCGATCAGGGCGGCAAGGTCTGCATGATCTACCTCGAAAGCCCCGGCAATCCGACCAATGCCCTCGTCGATATCGAGGCCGTCAGGGACGCGCGCGACGCGGCGGGACTGGGCGATGCTCAAGCAGCCGAAGGCGGTAGCATCGGACAAGGATGCCCGATCGCGATCGACAACACTTTCCTGGGGCCGCTGTGGCAGCGCCCGCTCGATCATGGGGCCGATATCGTCGTTTATTCGCTGACGAAATATGTCGGCGGCCACTCGGACCTCGTCGCGGGCTCGATCGCAGGGGCGAAGAAGTGGATGGACCCGGTGCGAGCCTTGCGCAACACGATGGGCGGCATCTGCGATCCCAACACCGCCTGGATGCTGCTGCGATCCCTGGAAACCGTGGAATTGCGGATGCAGCGCGCGGGCGAGAACGCGGCCAAGGTGTGCGACTATCTCAGCAAGCATGAGAAGGTCGAAGGGCTGGGCTATCTCGGCATGATCGAAGGGGCGCGCCAGAAGGACATTTACGACCGCCACTGCCTCGGTGCCGGGTCGACCTTCTCGCTCCTGCTGAAGGGTGGCGAGGCGGAATGCTTCCGCTTCCTCGATGCGCTCAAGATCGCAAAGCTTGCCGTCAGCCTCGGTGGAACCGAGACGCTTGCCAGCCATCCGGCGTCGATGACCCACCTTTCGGTTGCCGAAGGGCGCCGGGCGGAGCTCGGCATTTCGGACAATCTCGTCCGCATTTCGATCGGGATCGAGGATGCGGACGATTTGATCGCCGATTTCGAACAGGCGCTCGAGCAGGTCTGA
- the infC gene encoding translation initiation factor IF-3 has product MQPPVKSGPRYDNFIQSPKVRVIDDEGENLGVMFTREAIEQANEKGLNLVEVSPNADPPVCKFLDVGKHRYEAQKKANLARKTQKTQDIKEVKMRPNIDTHDYDVKMRNVVKFIENGDKVKCTLRFRGREMAHQQLGMDLLNRVRDDVEEIAKVESFPRLEGRQMLMVLAPK; this is encoded by the coding sequence ATGCAGCCGCCGGTCAAGAGCGGCCCGCGCTACGACAATTTCATCCAATCGCCCAAGGTCCGCGTCATCGATGACGAGGGAGAGAATCTGGGCGTAATGTTCACCCGCGAAGCGATCGAGCAGGCCAACGAGAAGGGTCTGAACCTCGTCGAAGTGTCCCCCAATGCGGACCCGCCGGTGTGCAAGTTCCTCGACGTCGGCAAGCATCGCTACGAGGCGCAGAAAAAAGCGAACCTCGCGCGCAAGACGCAGAAGACCCAGGACATCAAAGAGGTCAAGATGCGCCCGAACATCGACACGCACGATTACGATGTGAAGATGCGCAACGTGGTCAAGTTCATCGAGAATGGTGACAAGGTGAAGTGCACCCTGCGCTTCCGTGGCCGCGAAATGGCGCACCAGCAACTCGGCATGGACCTGCTGAATCGGGTCCGCGACGATGTCGAAGAGATCGCGAAGGTCGAAAGCTTCCCGCGCCTCGAAGGGCGCCAGATGCTGATGGTGCTCGCACCCAAGTAA